One part of the Constrictibacter sp. MBR-5 genome encodes these proteins:
- a CDS encoding xanthine dehydrogenase family protein molybdopterin-binding subunit — protein MTSQDNKWIGKRTIRPDGADKVTGRAAYAADSTMPGMIWGKILRSPHPHARIKSIDTSKAAALPGVKAVMTGQDIVDFPVDKSVMLGIQDMRWMARNVMARDKALFAGHPIAAVAATTESIAARALELIEVDYEVLPWVIDVQEAMKPDAPILHDFLQFEGKPSNIAGTLEHKLGDIDAGFAEADVIIERSFHTAPVHQGYIEPHACLVSVSPDGKATIWSSSQGQFMVRAMCAYLTGLPQSDIRAIPAEIGGGFGGKTIIYLEPVALILARKSGRPVKMTMSREDVFRASGPTSGAYSTVKMGATKDGRIVAAQGTFYLQAGAFPGSPIRGAAGCAFTPYDIPNVHALGYDVVSNRSKVAAYRAPGAPIGAYAAECVLDELAEALKIDPLELRLKNAAKQGTKAAYGPTFPRIGYVETLKAAMEHPHYKAPLGPNQGRGVASGYWFNAGGESSAQVNIAEDGTVIVITGHPDVGGSRASTANIAAELLGIDYRKVSVLIGDTSTVGFSNLTGGSRVTFASAIVVTQSTEKVITQLRERAAKIWKIDPEAVVWENGEARPVSDNAGKFPPLTLPEIAAKANATGGPIGAGAQLNTTGAEGGFGTHICDVEVDPEVGTVRVVRYTAFQDVGRAIHPSYVEGQIQGGVAQGIGWALSEEYIYDKNGKVDNPGFLDYRMPVCSDLPMLDAVMLEIPNPKHPQGVRGVGEVPLVPVLSAVANAVYDALGHRFYSLPMSPPKILAEIEPPPMAQAAE, from the coding sequence ATGACCAGCCAGGACAACAAGTGGATCGGCAAGCGCACCATCCGCCCGGACGGCGCGGACAAGGTGACCGGCCGCGCCGCCTACGCCGCCGACAGCACGATGCCGGGCATGATCTGGGGCAAGATCCTGCGCAGCCCGCATCCGCATGCCCGCATCAAGTCGATCGACACGTCCAAGGCGGCGGCGCTGCCGGGCGTCAAGGCGGTCATGACCGGCCAGGACATCGTCGATTTCCCGGTCGACAAGTCCGTGATGCTGGGCATCCAGGATATGCGCTGGATGGCGCGCAACGTGATGGCGCGCGACAAGGCGCTGTTCGCCGGCCACCCGATCGCGGCCGTCGCCGCCACGACCGAGAGCATCGCCGCCCGCGCGCTCGAACTGATCGAGGTCGACTACGAGGTGCTGCCCTGGGTGATCGACGTCCAGGAGGCGATGAAGCCCGACGCGCCGATCCTGCACGACTTCCTGCAGTTCGAGGGCAAGCCGTCGAACATCGCCGGCACGCTGGAGCATAAGCTCGGCGACATCGATGCCGGCTTCGCCGAAGCCGACGTCATCATCGAGCGGAGCTTCCACACCGCGCCGGTGCATCAGGGCTATATCGAGCCGCACGCCTGCCTCGTCAGCGTGTCGCCCGACGGCAAGGCGACGATCTGGAGTTCGAGCCAGGGCCAGTTCATGGTGCGCGCCATGTGCGCCTACCTGACCGGCCTGCCGCAGAGCGACATCCGCGCCATCCCGGCGGAGATCGGCGGCGGCTTCGGCGGCAAGACGATCATCTATCTGGAGCCGGTGGCCCTGATCCTGGCCCGCAAGTCGGGCCGCCCGGTGAAGATGACCATGTCGCGCGAGGACGTGTTCCGCGCCTCCGGCCCGACCTCAGGCGCCTACAGCACGGTCAAGATGGGTGCCACGAAGGACGGCCGGATCGTCGCCGCCCAGGGCACCTTCTACCTCCAGGCCGGCGCCTTCCCGGGCTCGCCGATCCGCGGCGCCGCCGGCTGCGCCTTCACGCCCTACGACATCCCCAACGTCCACGCGCTGGGCTACGACGTCGTCTCCAACCGATCGAAGGTCGCGGCCTATCGCGCGCCCGGCGCGCCGATCGGCGCCTATGCGGCCGAGTGCGTGCTCGACGAGCTGGCCGAGGCGCTGAAGATCGATCCGCTCGAACTGAGGCTGAAGAACGCAGCCAAGCAGGGTACGAAGGCGGCCTACGGCCCGACCTTCCCGCGCATCGGCTATGTCGAGACGCTCAAGGCGGCGATGGAGCATCCGCACTACAAGGCGCCGCTCGGCCCGAACCAGGGACGCGGCGTCGCCAGCGGCTACTGGTTCAACGCCGGCGGCGAATCGAGCGCCCAGGTCAACATCGCCGAGGACGGCACGGTCATCGTCATCACCGGCCACCCGGACGTCGGCGGCTCGCGCGCCTCGACCGCCAACATCGCGGCCGAACTGCTCGGCATCGACTACCGCAAGGTCTCGGTCCTGATCGGCGACACCAGCACCGTCGGCTTCAGCAACCTGACCGGCGGCAGCCGCGTCACCTTCGCCTCGGCCATCGTGGTGACGCAGTCGACCGAGAAGGTCATCACCCAGCTGCGCGAGCGGGCGGCGAAGATCTGGAAGATCGATCCGGAAGCGGTCGTCTGGGAGAACGGCGAGGCGCGGCCGGTCAGCGACAATGCCGGCAAGTTCCCGCCGCTGACCCTGCCGGAGATCGCCGCCAAGGCGAACGCCACCGGCGGCCCGATCGGCGCCGGCGCCCAGCTCAACACCACGGGCGCCGAGGGCGGCTTCGGCACGCACATCTGCGACGTCGAGGTCGACCCCGAGGTCGGCACGGTGCGGGTCGTGCGCTACACTGCGTTCCAGGATGTCGGCCGGGCGATCCATCCCAGCTATGTCGAAGGCCAGATCCAGGGCGGCGTCGCCCAGGGCATCGGCTGGGCGCTCAGCGAGGAATACATCTACGACAAGAACGGCAAGGTCGATAACCCGGGCTTCCTCGACTACCGGATGCCGGTCTGTTCGGACCTGCCGATGCTCGACGCGGTCATGCTCGAGATCCCGAACCCGAAGCATCCGCAGGGCGTGCGCGGCGTCGGCGAGGTGCCGCTCGTGCCGGTGCTCTCGGCCGTCGCGAACGCCGTCTACGACGCGCTGGGCCACCGTTTCTACAGCCTGCCGATGTCGCCGCCGAAGATCCTGGCGGAAATCGAGCCGCCGCCGATGGCGCAGGCCGCGGAATAA
- a CDS encoding GMC family oxidoreductase N-terminal domain-containing protein, whose protein sequence is MDTYDYIVVGAGSAGAVVANRLSADPRNRVLLLEAGPASHPWSHIPVGYAKLVNNPAANWLYSSEPEAGTGSRRLPVPRGRILGGSSAINGLAFVRGQAQDFDGWAQMGNQGWSYADVLPFFKRMERYEGDGDDAFRGRDGPLRVTNPAPREPLYAALIEAAGQIGIVHNPDYNGAVQDGIAMSQATIAARRRMSTARCYLDPARRRPNLRIETGALGQALILEGSRCVGVRYTVGDRSEEARAGREVVVSAGAINSPQLLELSGIGQGDRLRSLGIEVRHALPGVGENLRDHYAPRTRWAVGRKGVTFNDTGRGLGLVGQALRYALYGQGMLCMVAAPLRAFVRSREGLEAPDVLLGWVPMLTEAGPKGPRISRQSGMTCYAHAMRPESKGHVHIVSADPRKAPAITFNFLSSPADADLTVRAIRIARSVMTAPALAPLQITELAPGPLNSDDEILDWARRVGETTYHPTGTCRMGSDPLAVVDARLRVHGIAGLRVADASIMPTLTSGNTNAPSIMIGEKAADMVLADAA, encoded by the coding sequence ATGGACACATACGACTATATCGTCGTCGGGGCGGGTTCGGCCGGAGCGGTGGTGGCGAACAGGCTGTCGGCGGACCCGCGCAACAGGGTGCTGCTGCTCGAGGCCGGGCCCGCGAGCCACCCCTGGTCGCACATCCCCGTCGGCTACGCCAAGCTGGTGAACAATCCGGCGGCGAACTGGCTCTACAGCTCGGAGCCCGAGGCGGGAACCGGCAGCCGGCGCCTGCCGGTGCCGCGCGGGCGCATCCTCGGCGGATCCAGCGCCATCAACGGCCTCGCCTTCGTGCGCGGCCAAGCCCAGGACTTCGACGGCTGGGCGCAGATGGGCAACCAGGGCTGGAGCTATGCGGACGTCCTGCCCTTCTTCAAGCGAATGGAGCGCTACGAGGGCGATGGCGACGACGCGTTCCGCGGGCGCGACGGGCCGTTGCGCGTGACCAACCCGGCGCCGCGCGAACCGCTCTACGCCGCCCTGATCGAGGCCGCGGGCCAGATCGGGATCGTCCACAACCCGGACTATAACGGCGCCGTCCAGGACGGCATCGCGATGAGCCAGGCGACGATCGCGGCCCGCCGGCGCATGAGCACGGCGCGCTGCTATCTGGATCCGGCCCGCCGGCGGCCGAACCTGCGCATCGAGACGGGGGCGCTCGGCCAGGCGCTGATCCTGGAGGGGAGCCGCTGCGTCGGCGTCCGCTACACCGTGGGGGACCGGTCCGAGGAGGCGCGCGCCGGCCGCGAGGTCGTCGTCAGCGCGGGCGCGATCAATTCGCCGCAGCTGCTGGAACTGTCCGGAATCGGCCAGGGCGACCGGCTGCGCAGCCTGGGCATCGAGGTGCGGCACGCGCTGCCCGGCGTCGGCGAGAACCTCCGCGACCATTACGCGCCGCGCACGCGGTGGGCCGTCGGCAGGAAGGGCGTCACATTCAACGACACCGGCCGCGGCCTGGGCCTCGTCGGGCAGGCGCTGCGCTATGCCCTCTACGGGCAGGGCATGCTCTGCATGGTGGCGGCACCGCTGCGCGCCTTCGTGCGCTCGCGCGAGGGACTGGAGGCGCCGGACGTGCTGCTGGGCTGGGTGCCGATGCTGACCGAGGCCGGGCCGAAGGGCCCGCGCATCTCCCGCCAGTCGGGCATGACTTGCTACGCGCACGCCATGCGGCCGGAGAGCAAGGGCCATGTCCACATCGTCTCGGCCGACCCGCGCAAAGCCCCGGCGATCACCTTCAACTTCCTGTCGTCACCGGCCGACGCCGACCTGACCGTCCGGGCGATCCGCATCGCGCGCAGCGTGATGACCGCCCCGGCCCTCGCCCCGTTGCAGATCACCGAACTGGCGCCGGGCCCGTTGAACAGCGACGACGAGATCCTGGACTGGGCGCGGCGGGTCGGCGAGACGACCTACCACCCGACCGGGACCTGCCGGATGGGCAGCGACCCGCTGGCGGTCGTCGATGCGCGCCTGCGGGTTCACGGCATCGCGGGATTGCGGGTCGCGGACGCCTCGATCATGCCGACCCTGACGTCGGGCAACACCAACGCCCCGTCGATCATGATCGGCGAGAAGGCGGCCGACATGGTGCTGGCCGACGCCGCCTGA
- a CDS encoding SDR family oxidoreductase — MNTDQKKVAVVIGATSKWQADGRNTRLAHGRAVDDADLPVGVRWGIGGAVAQKFAREGFFVVLTTRTAANAAGLERAILDQGGACMTVELDLVSEASIAAAFGKIRSEAGDPHVLVYNAGYLEGRDLPPEKELLEHIPVEMFDTAQHIASRGPFLVAKEVLPAMRERGAGSFFFTNNASSLRGRKRMTGQSLYYPRVMMRTLAQVLTEEYSEHGVHVANIVVDGLIDSPGTRALPKAQSNPEIVMNPVSIADAFWYLHTQDRSCWTHELQLTPFSTKPSY, encoded by the coding sequence ATGAACACAGACCAGAAGAAGGTCGCCGTCGTGATCGGGGCGACGTCGAAGTGGCAGGCGGACGGGCGGAACACGCGGCTGGCGCACGGACGTGCCGTCGACGACGCGGACCTGCCGGTCGGCGTGCGCTGGGGCATCGGCGGGGCGGTGGCGCAGAAGTTCGCGCGCGAGGGGTTCTTCGTCGTGCTGACGACGCGCACCGCCGCCAACGCCGCCGGCCTGGAGCGCGCGATCCTGGACCAGGGCGGCGCCTGCATGACGGTCGAACTCGACCTGGTGTCGGAAGCGTCGATCGCGGCGGCCTTCGGGAAGATCCGCAGCGAGGCGGGCGATCCGCACGTGCTGGTCTACAATGCGGGCTATCTGGAAGGCCGCGACCTGCCGCCGGAGAAGGAACTTCTCGAACACATCCCGGTCGAGATGTTCGACACCGCCCAGCATATCGCCAGCCGCGGACCGTTTCTCGTCGCCAAGGAGGTCCTGCCGGCGATGCGCGAACGGGGTGCCGGCTCCTTCTTCTTCACCAACAATGCGAGCTCGCTGCGCGGGCGCAAGCGAATGACGGGACAGTCGCTCTACTATCCCCGGGTGATGATGCGCACCCTGGCCCAGGTGCTGACCGAGGAATATTCCGAGCACGGCGTGCATGTGGCGAACATCGTCGTCGACGGCCTGATCGACTCGCCCGGCACGCGGGCGCTGCCCAAGGCGCAGAGCAACCCCGAGATCGTGATGAACCCGGTCAGCATCGCGGACGCCTTCTGGTACCTGCACACCCAGGACCGGTCGTGCTGGACGCACGAACTGCAGCTCACGCCCTTTTCGACCAAGCCGAGCTACTGA
- a CDS encoding FAD-containing oxidoreductase, translated as MSEAFDAIVVGAGQAGPSLAGRLTAAGMRVALVERHLFGGTCVNTGCMPTKALVASAYAAHLARRAADYGVTIPGAVGVDMRRVRDRAGTVATNARTNVERWLGGMDGLTVLRGHARFEGPATIRVGDALLTAPRIFLNVGGRALVPDMPGVNDVPYLTNTSILDLDRVPDHLVVVGGSYIGLEFAQMYRRFGAAVTVVERGPRLVAREDEDVSAAIREILEAEGIAVRTGAACIAFAPAPGGVGVRVDCTAGAPEVIGSDVLLAVGRRPNTDDLGLDRAGIATDARGYIPVDDQLRTSVPGVWALGDCNGRGAFTHTAYNDFEIVAANLLDGETRRVTDRIPGYALYIDPPLGRVGMTEAEARKTGRPLLTAERPMTRVGRAVEKGETLGFMKIVADAETRRILGAAILGTGGDEAIHGVLDMMNADQPYTTLQWAVPIHPTVSELLPTLLGGLKPN; from the coding sequence ATGAGCGAAGCATTTGATGCGATCGTGGTCGGTGCGGGCCAGGCGGGGCCGTCGCTCGCCGGCCGCCTGACCGCCGCCGGGATGCGCGTGGCGCTGGTCGAGCGGCACCTGTTCGGCGGCACCTGCGTGAACACCGGCTGCATGCCGACGAAGGCGCTCGTCGCCAGCGCCTATGCGGCGCACCTCGCGCGCCGGGCGGCCGACTATGGCGTCACGATCCCCGGCGCGGTCGGCGTCGACATGCGCCGGGTCCGCGACAGGGCGGGCACCGTCGCGACCAACGCCCGGACGAACGTCGAGCGCTGGCTCGGCGGCATGGACGGGCTCACGGTCCTGCGCGGCCATGCCCGCTTCGAGGGGCCGGCGACGATCCGCGTCGGCGACGCCCTCCTGACGGCGCCCCGGATCTTCCTGAACGTCGGCGGCCGGGCGCTGGTCCCGGACATGCCGGGCGTGAACGACGTCCCCTACCTGACCAACACCTCGATCCTCGATCTCGACCGGGTGCCGGACCATCTCGTCGTCGTCGGCGGCAGCTATATCGGCCTGGAATTCGCGCAGATGTACCGGCGTTTCGGCGCGGCGGTGACGGTGGTCGAGCGCGGCCCCCGCCTCGTCGCGCGCGAGGACGAGGACGTGTCCGCCGCCATCCGCGAGATCCTCGAGGCGGAGGGGATCGCAGTGCGCACCGGCGCCGCATGCATCGCCTTCGCGCCGGCGCCCGGCGGCGTCGGGGTGCGGGTCGACTGCACCGCCGGCGCGCCGGAGGTGATCGGCAGCGACGTGCTGCTGGCGGTCGGCCGTCGCCCGAACACCGACGATCTGGGCCTGGACCGGGCCGGCATCGCCACTGACGCGCGCGGCTACATCCCGGTCGACGACCAGCTGCGCACGTCCGTGCCCGGCGTCTGGGCGCTGGGCGATTGCAACGGCCGCGGCGCCTTCACCCACACCGCCTACAACGATTTCGAGATCGTCGCGGCGAACCTGCTCGACGGCGAGACGCGGCGCGTCACCGACCGCATCCCCGGCTACGCGCTCTACATCGACCCGCCGCTCGGCCGCGTCGGCATGACGGAAGCGGAAGCACGCAAGACCGGCCGCCCGCTTCTGACCGCCGAGCGTCCGATGACGCGCGTCGGCCGCGCCGTGGAGAAGGGTGAGACCCTGGGTTTCATGAAGATCGTCGCCGACGCCGAGACCAGGCGCATCCTCGGCGCCGCCATCCTCGGCACCGGCGGCGACGAGGCGATCCACGGCGTCCTCGACATGATGAACGCCGACCAGCCCTACACGACGCTGCAATGGGCGGTGCCCATTCATCCCACGGTCTCGGAGCTTCTGCCGACACTGCTGGGCGGCCTGAAGCCGAACTGA
- a CDS encoding sensory rhodopsin transducer — MTAIGKTRWAIAEGFIPSASTGSGRAFESHETVCILNAGDRDANVRITVFFADRPPAGPYAVRVPAQRTSHVRFNDLDDPEPVPRDTDYASVVESDQPIVCQHTRLDSRQAELALLSTVAWAAD, encoded by the coding sequence ATGACCGCCATCGGCAAGACGCGCTGGGCGATCGCCGAGGGCTTCATCCCGTCCGCGAGCACCGGTAGCGGACGGGCGTTCGAGAGCCACGAGACGGTGTGCATCCTGAACGCCGGCGACCGCGACGCCAACGTCCGCATCACCGTCTTCTTCGCCGACCGGCCGCCCGCCGGCCCCTACGCCGTGCGCGTGCCGGCGCAGCGGACCAGCCACGTCCGCTTCAACGATCTCGACGACCCCGAACCGGTGCCCCGGGACACCGACTATGCGAGCGTCGTCGAGTCGGACCAGCCGATCGTCTGCCAGCACACGCGACTCGACTCCCGGCAGGCAGAACTCGCCCTGCTGAGCACGGTAGCCTGGGCGGCGGATTGA
- a CDS encoding PPC domain-containing DNA-binding protein — MKSKLIHADGQRTFALVFDTGDEVVSSLSDFARQQGLSAARFTGLGAFSDVVLGYFDWEKKDYERIPLTEQVEVVSFVGDVALGDKGPKLHPHVVVSKRDGSAWGGHLLEAHVRPTLEVVLTEAPAHLHRRHDPESGLALIRL; from the coding sequence ATGAAGTCGAAACTGATCCATGCCGACGGCCAGCGGACCTTCGCCCTCGTCTTCGACACCGGCGACGAGGTGGTGTCGTCCCTGTCCGACTTTGCCCGACAGCAGGGACTGTCGGCCGCCCGGTTCACCGGCCTCGGCGCCTTCAGCGACGTGGTGCTGGGCTATTTCGACTGGGAGAAGAAGGATTACGAGAGGATCCCGCTGACCGAACAGGTGGAGGTGGTGTCGTTCGTCGGCGACGTGGCGCTGGGCGACAAGGGGCCAAAGCTGCACCCGCATGTCGTCGTTTCCAAGCGCGACGGCAGCGCCTGGGGCGGCCACCTCCTGGAGGCGCATGTGCGGCCGACGCTGGAGGTCGTGCTGACCGAGGCGCCCGCCCACCTGCACCGCCGCCACGATCCCGAGAGCGGCCTGGCACTGATCCGGCTCTGA
- a CDS encoding GMC family oxidoreductase, producing the protein MSAVVSDAEFRPRATDGRAPNVFRLGEWVPMATYPEDEAVDFAIVGTGCGGSVLAAKLAAAGHSVVAFDAGAFYRPLEDFASDEREQEKLYWLDERISGGDDPIELGSNNSGRAVGGTTVHFQMVTLRFRPEWFRSRSLLGYGHDWPVDWREMWNYYDAAEDAMKIAGPLRYPWGPPRGRYPYREHELSASALVLARGAEAMGVDWCATPTASISAPRGEANPCAYRGFCKIGCATNAKQSMLVTYVPWAIEAGAEIRDLAMVGRIETGPDGRATGVHYRRNSRWRFQKAKAVIVAGYSVETPRLLLNSACPRHPDGLANSSGLVGKGLMVHANHAVWGVMEEEIRWYKGPPSLAVCEHWNYEDAGKDFFGGYAFMSQGPLPTDFATSLVSNEGVFGHELRKWMGRYNHMAGLKIVGETMPQETNRVELSDETDALGLPIPKVTYAYCDNDRRLAAHAQDFMGRTLEAAGARDLFRTSGTAHLMGGCRMGEDPATSVVGPDGRSWDIDNLFVCDGSLFPTGGGVNPSLTIVANALRIADRIRDLAARGDLR; encoded by the coding sequence ATGAGCGCCGTCGTCTCCGACGCCGAATTCCGGCCGCGCGCGACCGACGGCCGCGCTCCGAACGTCTTCCGCCTCGGCGAATGGGTGCCGATGGCGACCTACCCGGAGGACGAGGCGGTCGATTTCGCCATCGTCGGCACCGGCTGCGGCGGCAGCGTGCTGGCGGCAAAGCTCGCCGCGGCCGGCCACTCCGTCGTCGCCTTCGATGCCGGCGCCTTTTACCGGCCGCTCGAGGATTTCGCCTCGGACGAGCGCGAGCAGGAGAAGCTGTACTGGCTGGACGAGCGCATATCCGGCGGCGACGACCCGATCGAGCTCGGCTCCAATAATTCGGGCCGCGCCGTGGGCGGCACCACCGTGCATTTCCAGATGGTGACGCTGCGCTTCCGGCCGGAATGGTTCAGGTCGCGCAGCCTGCTCGGCTACGGCCACGACTGGCCGGTCGACTGGCGCGAGATGTGGAACTATTACGACGCGGCCGAGGACGCGATGAAGATCGCCGGCCCGCTGCGCTATCCCTGGGGGCCGCCGCGCGGGCGCTACCCGTACCGGGAGCACGAGCTTTCGGCCTCGGCCCTCGTCCTGGCGCGCGGCGCCGAGGCGATGGGTGTCGATTGGTGCGCGACGCCGACCGCCTCGATCTCCGCGCCGCGCGGCGAGGCCAATCCCTGCGCCTATCGCGGCTTCTGCAAGATCGGGTGCGCCACGAACGCCAAGCAGTCGATGCTGGTCACCTACGTGCCCTGGGCGATCGAGGCGGGTGCGGAGATCCGCGACCTGGCCATGGTCGGCCGGATCGAGACCGGCCCGGACGGACGGGCGACCGGCGTCCACTATCGGCGCAACAGCCGCTGGCGCTTTCAGAAGGCGAAGGCCGTGATCGTCGCCGGCTATTCCGTCGAGACGCCGCGACTGCTGCTCAATTCGGCCTGCCCGCGGCATCCGGACGGTCTGGCGAATTCGTCCGGCCTGGTCGGCAAGGGCCTGATGGTGCACGCCAACCACGCCGTCTGGGGCGTGATGGAGGAGGAGATCCGCTGGTACAAGGGCCCGCCGTCGCTGGCCGTGTGCGAGCACTGGAACTACGAGGACGCCGGCAAGGACTTCTTCGGCGGCTATGCCTTCATGAGCCAGGGGCCGCTGCCGACCGACTTCGCCACATCGCTGGTCTCGAACGAGGGCGTCTTCGGTCACGAACTGCGCAAGTGGATGGGCCGCTACAATCACATGGCCGGCCTGAAAATCGTCGGCGAGACGATGCCGCAGGAGACGAACCGGGTCGAACTCTCCGACGAGACCGATGCGCTCGGACTGCCGATCCCGAAGGTCACCTACGCCTACTGCGACAACGACCGGAGGTTGGCGGCGCACGCCCAGGACTTCATGGGCCGCACGCTGGAGGCCGCGGGCGCGCGGGATCTCTTCAGGACCTCGGGCACGGCGCACCTGATGGGCGGCTGCCGGATGGGCGAGGACCCTGCGACCAGCGTCGTCGGGCCGGACGGTCGGTCCTGGGACATCGACAACCTCTTCGTCTGCGACGGCTCGCTGTTTCCGACCGGCGGCGGGGTCAACCCGTCGCTGACGATCGTCGCCAACGCCCTACGCATCGCCGACCGGATCCGGGACCTCGCCGCGCGCGGCGACCTGCGCTGA
- a CDS encoding gluconate 2-dehydrogenase subunit 3 family protein yields MAEEPFRSSYPRYDVLEKWDSPSWNEATRRAVDDRLHNVPPRRFFSEREYALLTALVETVLPQPERAPHERIPVAAFIDGVLYEDRGNGTRFADALPQREAWRRGLAAIAAEAERRHGRAFPDLPGPLRTALLKAVDAGEVDETLWEGVKPRRFFRDVLLKEAVKIYYAHPSAWNEIGFGGPAAPRGYVRLGPDQRDPWEAREERPPQPLGRQE; encoded by the coding sequence ATGGCTGAAGAACCTTTCCGCAGTTCCTATCCGCGCTACGACGTGCTGGAGAAATGGGATTCGCCCTCGTGGAACGAGGCCACCCGGCGCGCCGTCGACGACCGCCTGCACAACGTGCCGCCGCGGCGGTTCTTCAGCGAGCGCGAGTACGCGCTCCTGACGGCGCTGGTCGAGACCGTACTGCCCCAGCCGGAGCGTGCACCGCACGAGCGGATCCCGGTCGCGGCCTTCATCGACGGCGTCCTGTACGAGGATCGCGGCAACGGCACCCGCTTCGCCGACGCCCTGCCGCAGCGTGAGGCCTGGCGGCGCGGCCTCGCCGCCATCGCCGCCGAAGCCGAGCGGCGGCACGGCCGCGCGTTTCCGGACCTGCCGGGGCCGCTGCGGACGGCACTGCTGAAGGCCGTCGACGCCGGCGAGGTCGACGAGACGCTGTGGGAGGGCGTGAAGCCGCGCCGCTTCTTCCGCGACGTGCTGCTGAAGGAGGCGGTGAAGATCTACTACGCCCACCCTTCTGCCTGGAACGAGATCGGCTTCGGCGGGCCCGCCGCGCCGCGCGGCTATGTCCGCCTGGGCCCCGACCAGCGCGACCCGTGGGAGGCGCGCGAGGAGCGGCCGCCGCAGCCGCTGGGGAGGCAGGAATGA